A stretch of Hirundo rustica isolate bHirRus1 chromosome 22, bHirRus1.pri.v3, whole genome shotgun sequence DNA encodes these proteins:
- the LOC120762377 gene encoding Golgi integral membrane protein 4-like isoform X3, with the protein MGTGMCSRRQKGLVQSVFCLLTAACLASGVLLYSHLQRKVSAAEGLAQKYKQQQEALSAQLQVVYEHRSRLERSLQKERGEHKKTKEDFLVYKLEAQEALNKEKQDSMNRYGALSSQHKILKNQHDDVKKQLLDLQLQHNGLKLEHRKSLETHSQKLAQLQQERDSEVSNLQDTVFKLREESKLLRKAHQEVHSQLLSAQAQMEEFRQLKEALQRMPGLRGAAGAARGPQPLVPASSQLQPGRLKVSRTSPEHGPSAPPGSPQLPPQGPSIPAVPRPPVPSDPGWLPEAVPAWPGHPGHSARLSRTVHGLPGPDVKMVMRIQVRSHEESQAPGLSLPDPGQPSPAEKPPMPGSHHSAGNRQVQVQSWKDLVSKVNAQMDEEQARGYPKNLQLTPKAGQKVQRGSPQPPSPRRGAEQAAEKDRVDEEELEMDAGVIDREEKVQKEAVVQEPMMPDDAADPAQDPNNQGEDEFEEAELERPDFEEKVGGLEKFKEPSIKEESKEKPPKDAGRAAKPREDPLEEYQEDQEQEIVRHQGGSWRGGG; encoded by the exons ATGGGCACCGGGATGTGCTCCAGGAGGCAGAAGGGGCTGGTGCAGAGCGTTTTCTGCCTGCTCACCGCCGCCTGCCTGGCCTCGGGGGTGCTGCTCTACAGCCACCTGCAGCGCAAGGTGAGCGCCGCCGAAGGGCTGGCGCAGAAatacaaacagcagcaggaagcgCTCTCAGCCCAGCTGCAAG TGGTGTACGAGCACCGGTCCCGGCTGGAGCGATCCCTGcagaaggagagaggggagcaCAAGAAGACGAAGGAAG ATTTTTTAGTGTACAAGTTAGAAGCTCAGGAAGCTCTCAACAAGGAGAAG caaGACTCCATGAACAGATACGGAGCGCTCAGTTCCCAGCACAAGATCCTGAAG AACCAGCACGACGATGTcaagaagcagctgctggacctgcagctgcagcacaacGGCCTCAAACTGGAGCACCGTAAGAGCCTGGAGACCCACAGCCAGaaactggcacagctgcagcaggagagggacagCGAGGTGTCCAACCTGCAGG ACACGGTGTTTAAACTCAGAGAAGAGAGCAAGCTGCTCAGGAAAGCCCACCAGGAGGTtcactcccagctcctcagtgcCCAG GCGCAGATGGAAGAGTTCAGGCAGCTCAaggaggctctgcagaggatGCCAGGCTTGAGAGGAGCAGCGGGAGCTGCCAGGGGGCCGCAGCCCCTGgtgccagccagcagccagctgcagcCGGGGAGGCTGAAG GTTTCCCGGACCAGCCCCGAGCACGGTCCCTCGGCCCCGCCGGGCTCTCCGCAGCTGCCCCCCCAGGGCCCCTCCATCCCGGCCGTGCCCAGGCCCCCGGTGCCCTCGGATCCCGGGTGGCTCCCggaggctgtgccagcctggccgGGGCACCCCGGGCACAGCGCCCGCCTCAGCCGCACCGTGCACGGCCTGCCCGGGCCC GATGTGAAGATGGTGATGCGCATCCAGGTGCGGAGCCACGAGGAGAGCCAGGctcctgggctgtccctgcctgaCCCAGGACAACCTTCTCCAGCAGAAAAACCTCCCATGCCAGGCAGCCACCACTCAGCAGGGAACAGACAGGTGCAAGTGCAAAG CTGGAAGGACCTCGTCAGCAAGGTGAACGCCCAGATGGACGAGGAACAAGCACGTGGGTACCCCAAGAACCTCCAGCTCACCCCCAAGGCCGGGCAGAAGGTGCAGAgaggcagcccccagccccccagccccaggagaggggcagagcaggcagcagagaaggaCAGGGtggatgaggaggagctggaaatgG aTGCAGGAGTGATCGACAGGGAGGAGAAGGTGCAGAAGGAGGCCGTGGTCCAGGAGCCCATG ATGCCAGATGATGCTGCAGACCCTGCCCAGGACCCCAATAACCAAGGTGAGGATGAGTTTgaggaggctgagctggagagaCCTGACTTCGAGGAGAAGGTGGGAGGCTTGGAGAAGTTTAAGGAGCCCAGCATTAAAGAAGAGTCCAAGGAGAAGCCACCAAAG gatgctggcagagctgccaagcCCAGGGAAGACCCACTGGAGGAGTACCAAGAAGATCAGGAGCAAGAAATTGTACGACACCAAG GAGGATCATGGAGGGGAGGTGGATGA
- the LOC120762377 gene encoding Golgi integral membrane protein 4-like isoform X5: MGTGMCSRRQKGLVQSVFCLLTAACLASGVLLYSHLQRKVSAAEGLAQKYKQQQEALSAQLQVVYEHRSRLERSLQKERGEHKKTKEDFLVYKLEAQEALNKEKQDSMNRYGALSSQHKILKNQHDDVKKQLLDLQLQHNGLKLEHRKSLETHSQKLAQLQQERDSEVSNLQDTVFKLREESKLLRKAHQEVHSQLLSAQAQMEEFRQLKEALQRMPGLRGAAGAARGPQPLVPASSQLQPGRLKVSRTSPEHGPSAPPGSPQLPPQGPSIPAVPRPPVPSDPGWLPEAVPAWPGHPGHSARLSRTVHGLPGPDVKMVMRIQVRSHEESQAPGLSLPDPGQPSPAEKPPMPGSHHSAGNRQVQVQSWKDLVSKVNAQMDEEQARVIDREEKVQKEAVVQEPMMPDDAADPAQDPNNQGEDEFEEAELERPDFEEKVGGLEKFKEPSIKEESKEKPPKDAGRAAKPREDPLEEYQEDQEQEIEDHGGEVDDNDDLELVQEQKDRVGMQGAGGKKDDYF, from the exons ATGGGCACCGGGATGTGCTCCAGGAGGCAGAAGGGGCTGGTGCAGAGCGTTTTCTGCCTGCTCACCGCCGCCTGCCTGGCCTCGGGGGTGCTGCTCTACAGCCACCTGCAGCGCAAGGTGAGCGCCGCCGAAGGGCTGGCGCAGAAatacaaacagcagcaggaagcgCTCTCAGCCCAGCTGCAAG TGGTGTACGAGCACCGGTCCCGGCTGGAGCGATCCCTGcagaaggagagaggggagcaCAAGAAGACGAAGGAAG ATTTTTTAGTGTACAAGTTAGAAGCTCAGGAAGCTCTCAACAAGGAGAAG caaGACTCCATGAACAGATACGGAGCGCTCAGTTCCCAGCACAAGATCCTGAAG AACCAGCACGACGATGTcaagaagcagctgctggacctgcagctgcagcacaacGGCCTCAAACTGGAGCACCGTAAGAGCCTGGAGACCCACAGCCAGaaactggcacagctgcagcaggagagggacagCGAGGTGTCCAACCTGCAGG ACACGGTGTTTAAACTCAGAGAAGAGAGCAAGCTGCTCAGGAAAGCCCACCAGGAGGTtcactcccagctcctcagtgcCCAG GCGCAGATGGAAGAGTTCAGGCAGCTCAaggaggctctgcagaggatGCCAGGCTTGAGAGGAGCAGCGGGAGCTGCCAGGGGGCCGCAGCCCCTGgtgccagccagcagccagctgcagcCGGGGAGGCTGAAG GTTTCCCGGACCAGCCCCGAGCACGGTCCCTCGGCCCCGCCGGGCTCTCCGCAGCTGCCCCCCCAGGGCCCCTCCATCCCGGCCGTGCCCAGGCCCCCGGTGCCCTCGGATCCCGGGTGGCTCCCggaggctgtgccagcctggccgGGGCACCCCGGGCACAGCGCCCGCCTCAGCCGCACCGTGCACGGCCTGCCCGGGCCC GATGTGAAGATGGTGATGCGCATCCAGGTGCGGAGCCACGAGGAGAGCCAGGctcctgggctgtccctgcctgaCCCAGGACAACCTTCTCCAGCAGAAAAACCTCCCATGCCAGGCAGCCACCACTCAGCAGGGAACAGACAGGTGCAAGTGCAAAG CTGGAAGGACCTCGTCAGCAAGGTGAACGCCCAGATGGACGAGGAACAAGCAC GAGTGATCGACAGGGAGGAGAAGGTGCAGAAGGAGGCCGTGGTCCAGGAGCCCATG ATGCCAGATGATGCTGCAGACCCTGCCCAGGACCCCAATAACCAAGGTGAGGATGAGTTTgaggaggctgagctggagagaCCTGACTTCGAGGAGAAGGTGGGAGGCTTGGAGAAGTTTAAGGAGCCCAGCATTAAAGAAGAGTCCAAGGAGAAGCCACCAAAG gatgctggcagagctgccaagcCCAGGGAAGACCCACTGGAGGAGTACCAAGAAGATCAGGAGCAAGAAATT GAGGATCATGGAGGGGAGGTGGATGACAACGATGACCTGGAGCTTGTCCAAGAGCAGAAGGACCGTGTAGGAATGCAGGGAGCTGGTGGCAAGAAGGATGACTActtctga
- the LOC120762377 gene encoding Golgi integral membrane protein 4-like isoform X4 produces MGTGMCSRRQKGLVQSVFCLLTAACLASGVLLYSHLQRKVSAAEGLAQKYKQQQEALSAQLQVVYEHRSRLERSLQKERGEHKKTKEDFLVYKLEAQEALNKEKQDSMNRYGALSSQHKILKNQHDDVKKQLLDLQLQHNGLKLEHRKSLETHSQKLAQLQQERDSEVSNLQDTVFKLREESKLLRKAHQEVHSQLLSAQAQMEEFRQLKEALQRMPGLRGAAGAARGPQPLVPASSQLQPGRLKVSRTSPEHGPSAPPGSPQLPPQGPSIPAVPRPPVPSDPGWLPEAVPAWPGHPGHSARLSRTVHGLPGPDVKMVMRIQVRSHEESQAPGLSLPDPGQPSPAEKPPMPGSHHSAGNRQVQVQSWKDLVSKVNAQMDEEQAHAGVIDREEKVQKEAVVQEPMMPDDAADPAQDPNNQGEDEFEEAELERPDFEEKVGGLEKFKEPSIKEESKEKPPKDAGRAAKPREDPLEEYQEDQEQEIEDHGGEVDDNDDLELVQEQKDRVGMQGAGGKKDDYF; encoded by the exons ATGGGCACCGGGATGTGCTCCAGGAGGCAGAAGGGGCTGGTGCAGAGCGTTTTCTGCCTGCTCACCGCCGCCTGCCTGGCCTCGGGGGTGCTGCTCTACAGCCACCTGCAGCGCAAGGTGAGCGCCGCCGAAGGGCTGGCGCAGAAatacaaacagcagcaggaagcgCTCTCAGCCCAGCTGCAAG TGGTGTACGAGCACCGGTCCCGGCTGGAGCGATCCCTGcagaaggagagaggggagcaCAAGAAGACGAAGGAAG ATTTTTTAGTGTACAAGTTAGAAGCTCAGGAAGCTCTCAACAAGGAGAAG caaGACTCCATGAACAGATACGGAGCGCTCAGTTCCCAGCACAAGATCCTGAAG AACCAGCACGACGATGTcaagaagcagctgctggacctgcagctgcagcacaacGGCCTCAAACTGGAGCACCGTAAGAGCCTGGAGACCCACAGCCAGaaactggcacagctgcagcaggagagggacagCGAGGTGTCCAACCTGCAGG ACACGGTGTTTAAACTCAGAGAAGAGAGCAAGCTGCTCAGGAAAGCCCACCAGGAGGTtcactcccagctcctcagtgcCCAG GCGCAGATGGAAGAGTTCAGGCAGCTCAaggaggctctgcagaggatGCCAGGCTTGAGAGGAGCAGCGGGAGCTGCCAGGGGGCCGCAGCCCCTGgtgccagccagcagccagctgcagcCGGGGAGGCTGAAG GTTTCCCGGACCAGCCCCGAGCACGGTCCCTCGGCCCCGCCGGGCTCTCCGCAGCTGCCCCCCCAGGGCCCCTCCATCCCGGCCGTGCCCAGGCCCCCGGTGCCCTCGGATCCCGGGTGGCTCCCggaggctgtgccagcctggccgGGGCACCCCGGGCACAGCGCCCGCCTCAGCCGCACCGTGCACGGCCTGCCCGGGCCC GATGTGAAGATGGTGATGCGCATCCAGGTGCGGAGCCACGAGGAGAGCCAGGctcctgggctgtccctgcctgaCCCAGGACAACCTTCTCCAGCAGAAAAACCTCCCATGCCAGGCAGCCACCACTCAGCAGGGAACAGACAGGTGCAAGTGCAAAG CTGGAAGGACCTCGTCAGCAAGGTGAACGCCCAGATGGACGAGGAACAAGCAC aTGCAGGAGTGATCGACAGGGAGGAGAAGGTGCAGAAGGAGGCCGTGGTCCAGGAGCCCATG ATGCCAGATGATGCTGCAGACCCTGCCCAGGACCCCAATAACCAAGGTGAGGATGAGTTTgaggaggctgagctggagagaCCTGACTTCGAGGAGAAGGTGGGAGGCTTGGAGAAGTTTAAGGAGCCCAGCATTAAAGAAGAGTCCAAGGAGAAGCCACCAAAG gatgctggcagagctgccaagcCCAGGGAAGACCCACTGGAGGAGTACCAAGAAGATCAGGAGCAAGAAATT GAGGATCATGGAGGGGAGGTGGATGACAACGATGACCTGGAGCTTGTCCAAGAGCAGAAGGACCGTGTAGGAATGCAGGGAGCTGGTGGCAAGAAGGATGACTActtctga
- the LOC120762377 gene encoding Golgi integral membrane protein 4-like isoform X2, which yields MGTGMCSRRQKGLVQSVFCLLTAACLASGVLLYSHLQRKVSAAEGLAQKYKQQQEALSAQLQVVYEHRSRLERSLQKERGEHKKTKEDFLVYKLEAQEALNKEKQDSMNRYGALSSQHKILKNQHDDVKKQLLDLQLQHNGLKLEHRKSLETHSQKLAQLQQERDSEVSNLQDTVFKLREESKLLRKAHQEVHSQLLSAQAQMEEFRQLKEALQRMPGLRGAAGAARGPQPLVPASSQLQPGRLKVSRTSPEHGPSAPPGSPQLPPQGPSIPAVPRPPVPSDPGWLPEAVPAWPGHPGHSARLSRTVHGLPGPDVKMVMRIQVRSHEESQAPGLSLPDPGQPSPAEKPPMPGSHHSAGNRQVQVQSWKDLVSKVNAQMDEEQARGYPKNLQLTPKAGQKVQRGSPQPPSPRRGAEQAAEKDRVDEEELEMGVIDREEKVQKEAVVQEPMMPDDAADPAQDPNNQGEDEFEEAELERPDFEEKVGGLEKFKEPSIKEESKEKPPKDAGRAAKPREDPLEEYQEDQEQEIEDHGGEVDDNDDLELVQEQKDRVGMQGAGGKKDDYF from the exons ATGGGCACCGGGATGTGCTCCAGGAGGCAGAAGGGGCTGGTGCAGAGCGTTTTCTGCCTGCTCACCGCCGCCTGCCTGGCCTCGGGGGTGCTGCTCTACAGCCACCTGCAGCGCAAGGTGAGCGCCGCCGAAGGGCTGGCGCAGAAatacaaacagcagcaggaagcgCTCTCAGCCCAGCTGCAAG TGGTGTACGAGCACCGGTCCCGGCTGGAGCGATCCCTGcagaaggagagaggggagcaCAAGAAGACGAAGGAAG ATTTTTTAGTGTACAAGTTAGAAGCTCAGGAAGCTCTCAACAAGGAGAAG caaGACTCCATGAACAGATACGGAGCGCTCAGTTCCCAGCACAAGATCCTGAAG AACCAGCACGACGATGTcaagaagcagctgctggacctgcagctgcagcacaacGGCCTCAAACTGGAGCACCGTAAGAGCCTGGAGACCCACAGCCAGaaactggcacagctgcagcaggagagggacagCGAGGTGTCCAACCTGCAGG ACACGGTGTTTAAACTCAGAGAAGAGAGCAAGCTGCTCAGGAAAGCCCACCAGGAGGTtcactcccagctcctcagtgcCCAG GCGCAGATGGAAGAGTTCAGGCAGCTCAaggaggctctgcagaggatGCCAGGCTTGAGAGGAGCAGCGGGAGCTGCCAGGGGGCCGCAGCCCCTGgtgccagccagcagccagctgcagcCGGGGAGGCTGAAG GTTTCCCGGACCAGCCCCGAGCACGGTCCCTCGGCCCCGCCGGGCTCTCCGCAGCTGCCCCCCCAGGGCCCCTCCATCCCGGCCGTGCCCAGGCCCCCGGTGCCCTCGGATCCCGGGTGGCTCCCggaggctgtgccagcctggccgGGGCACCCCGGGCACAGCGCCCGCCTCAGCCGCACCGTGCACGGCCTGCCCGGGCCC GATGTGAAGATGGTGATGCGCATCCAGGTGCGGAGCCACGAGGAGAGCCAGGctcctgggctgtccctgcctgaCCCAGGACAACCTTCTCCAGCAGAAAAACCTCCCATGCCAGGCAGCCACCACTCAGCAGGGAACAGACAGGTGCAAGTGCAAAG CTGGAAGGACCTCGTCAGCAAGGTGAACGCCCAGATGGACGAGGAACAAGCACGTGGGTACCCCAAGAACCTCCAGCTCACCCCCAAGGCCGGGCAGAAGGTGCAGAgaggcagcccccagccccccagccccaggagaggggcagagcaggcagcagagaaggaCAGGGtggatgaggaggagctggaaatgG GAGTGATCGACAGGGAGGAGAAGGTGCAGAAGGAGGCCGTGGTCCAGGAGCCCATG ATGCCAGATGATGCTGCAGACCCTGCCCAGGACCCCAATAACCAAGGTGAGGATGAGTTTgaggaggctgagctggagagaCCTGACTTCGAGGAGAAGGTGGGAGGCTTGGAGAAGTTTAAGGAGCCCAGCATTAAAGAAGAGTCCAAGGAGAAGCCACCAAAG gatgctggcagagctgccaagcCCAGGGAAGACCCACTGGAGGAGTACCAAGAAGATCAGGAGCAAGAAATT GAGGATCATGGAGGGGAGGTGGATGACAACGATGACCTGGAGCTTGTCCAAGAGCAGAAGGACCGTGTAGGAATGCAGGGAGCTGGTGGCAAGAAGGATGACTActtctga
- the LOC120762377 gene encoding Golgi integral membrane protein 4-like isoform X1: MGTGMCSRRQKGLVQSVFCLLTAACLASGVLLYSHLQRKVSAAEGLAQKYKQQQEALSAQLQVVYEHRSRLERSLQKERGEHKKTKEDFLVYKLEAQEALNKEKQDSMNRYGALSSQHKILKNQHDDVKKQLLDLQLQHNGLKLEHRKSLETHSQKLAQLQQERDSEVSNLQDTVFKLREESKLLRKAHQEVHSQLLSAQAQMEEFRQLKEALQRMPGLRGAAGAARGPQPLVPASSQLQPGRLKVSRTSPEHGPSAPPGSPQLPPQGPSIPAVPRPPVPSDPGWLPEAVPAWPGHPGHSARLSRTVHGLPGPDVKMVMRIQVRSHEESQAPGLSLPDPGQPSPAEKPPMPGSHHSAGNRQVQVQSWKDLVSKVNAQMDEEQARGYPKNLQLTPKAGQKVQRGSPQPPSPRRGAEQAAEKDRVDEEELEMDAGVIDREEKVQKEAVVQEPMMPDDAADPAQDPNNQGEDEFEEAELERPDFEEKVGGLEKFKEPSIKEESKEKPPKDAGRAAKPREDPLEEYQEDQEQEIEDHGGEVDDNDDLELVQEQKDRVGMQGAGGKKDDYF, encoded by the exons ATGGGCACCGGGATGTGCTCCAGGAGGCAGAAGGGGCTGGTGCAGAGCGTTTTCTGCCTGCTCACCGCCGCCTGCCTGGCCTCGGGGGTGCTGCTCTACAGCCACCTGCAGCGCAAGGTGAGCGCCGCCGAAGGGCTGGCGCAGAAatacaaacagcagcaggaagcgCTCTCAGCCCAGCTGCAAG TGGTGTACGAGCACCGGTCCCGGCTGGAGCGATCCCTGcagaaggagagaggggagcaCAAGAAGACGAAGGAAG ATTTTTTAGTGTACAAGTTAGAAGCTCAGGAAGCTCTCAACAAGGAGAAG caaGACTCCATGAACAGATACGGAGCGCTCAGTTCCCAGCACAAGATCCTGAAG AACCAGCACGACGATGTcaagaagcagctgctggacctgcagctgcagcacaacGGCCTCAAACTGGAGCACCGTAAGAGCCTGGAGACCCACAGCCAGaaactggcacagctgcagcaggagagggacagCGAGGTGTCCAACCTGCAGG ACACGGTGTTTAAACTCAGAGAAGAGAGCAAGCTGCTCAGGAAAGCCCACCAGGAGGTtcactcccagctcctcagtgcCCAG GCGCAGATGGAAGAGTTCAGGCAGCTCAaggaggctctgcagaggatGCCAGGCTTGAGAGGAGCAGCGGGAGCTGCCAGGGGGCCGCAGCCCCTGgtgccagccagcagccagctgcagcCGGGGAGGCTGAAG GTTTCCCGGACCAGCCCCGAGCACGGTCCCTCGGCCCCGCCGGGCTCTCCGCAGCTGCCCCCCCAGGGCCCCTCCATCCCGGCCGTGCCCAGGCCCCCGGTGCCCTCGGATCCCGGGTGGCTCCCggaggctgtgccagcctggccgGGGCACCCCGGGCACAGCGCCCGCCTCAGCCGCACCGTGCACGGCCTGCCCGGGCCC GATGTGAAGATGGTGATGCGCATCCAGGTGCGGAGCCACGAGGAGAGCCAGGctcctgggctgtccctgcctgaCCCAGGACAACCTTCTCCAGCAGAAAAACCTCCCATGCCAGGCAGCCACCACTCAGCAGGGAACAGACAGGTGCAAGTGCAAAG CTGGAAGGACCTCGTCAGCAAGGTGAACGCCCAGATGGACGAGGAACAAGCACGTGGGTACCCCAAGAACCTCCAGCTCACCCCCAAGGCCGGGCAGAAGGTGCAGAgaggcagcccccagccccccagccccaggagaggggcagagcaggcagcagagaaggaCAGGGtggatgaggaggagctggaaatgG aTGCAGGAGTGATCGACAGGGAGGAGAAGGTGCAGAAGGAGGCCGTGGTCCAGGAGCCCATG ATGCCAGATGATGCTGCAGACCCTGCCCAGGACCCCAATAACCAAGGTGAGGATGAGTTTgaggaggctgagctggagagaCCTGACTTCGAGGAGAAGGTGGGAGGCTTGGAGAAGTTTAAGGAGCCCAGCATTAAAGAAGAGTCCAAGGAGAAGCCACCAAAG gatgctggcagagctgccaagcCCAGGGAAGACCCACTGGAGGAGTACCAAGAAGATCAGGAGCAAGAAATT GAGGATCATGGAGGGGAGGTGGATGACAACGATGACCTGGAGCTTGTCCAAGAGCAGAAGGACCGTGTAGGAATGCAGGGAGCTGGTGGCAAGAAGGATGACTActtctga